In one window of Nocardiopsis aegyptia DNA:
- the ilvN gene encoding acetolactate synthase small subunit, protein MSSHTLSVLVEDTPGILARASSLFSRRGFNIDSLSVSTTEYPGLSRMTIVVNCDLHPLEQVTKQLNKLVNVVKIVEMDTTASVRRELLLVKVKADASSRTHVLQTAELFRAHVVDVSPDVVVIEATGDPEKLDALVKNLEPFGIRELVKSGLVALGRGPRSITDRSLRAVDRSA, encoded by the coding sequence ATGAGCAGTCACACGCTTTCCGTTCTGGTGGAGGACACCCCGGGCATCCTCGCCCGCGCCTCCTCACTGTTCTCCCGCCGCGGCTTCAACATCGACTCGCTCAGCGTCAGCACGACCGAGTACCCAGGACTGTCCCGGATGACAATCGTGGTCAACTGCGACCTCCACCCCTTGGAGCAGGTGACCAAACAGCTCAACAAGCTGGTCAACGTCGTCAAGATCGTGGAGATGGACACCACCGCGTCGGTCCGCCGCGAGCTGCTGCTCGTCAAGGTCAAGGCCGACGCGTCCAGCCGCACCCACGTGCTGCAGACGGCCGAGCTGTTCCGCGCCCACGTCGTGGACGTCAGCCCGGACGTCGTCGTCATCGAGGCGACCGGGGACCCCGAGAAGCTCGATGCGCTGGTGAAGAACCTGGAGCCCTTCGGTATCCGGGAGCTCGTGAAGTCCGGGCTGGTCGCCCTGGGGCGCGGCCCCCGGTCGATCACCGACCGCTCCCTTCGCGCGGTCGACCGCAGCGCCTGA
- a CDS encoding putative bifunctional diguanylate cyclase/phosphodiesterase, whose amino-acid sequence MGIRARRLWTAALGALFLLYVAGTFVPAAQSTLTAVMAEWPTSVAAALAGASLLFASRRWAATGADHDAQADGADGPAALRNLGLASLAWAAGGVTHGITRLFGSSSVLSLTLGDLFALAALPLFVVGFTRFAPWPGGLRTALRHITDSYVCAAAIFSVVWLLLFAPQYRELGEGAGVLGFALVYPVADIVVLCLLIPLVFMSPHSTRRAVLLAISALIVIAGADLIGGISRLTGPPVAGGIEYPVKFLGFALLGALPWLVEHRPGSVPRRITGRGLYRFAPELAAIGALALASIVLTVAALRLPGVAPVLPLAAGTAVLVLLVRVLGMLEENATLARMVLNREGHFHELARNSGDVILILDRDGGVFYVSPGTAEAFGYRLDDVLAAPVTALIHPEDLGRTKAVNDLFGHRAGQGVHLRLRVRAADGTWRHTESTVSLYEQPGEPDRLLVTTRDISAQVALQDEVEHLTFHDGVTGLPNRAYLEERASDVLAHRAISDDPDTDIACVFLDLDGFTAVNDSAGHVRGDHLLGQAARRLRGELDSSATLARWGGDEFAVLVEGVTRAQRVVDLAERLGRVIASEPFQVADRDILLTASIGVAFAEPTSDSGELLRNADVAMTRAKERGAGHVEVYAAHMHDTVVSRLELQIRLRQALAAGEFFLEYQPIVDLDSSQVTAVEALVRWNRDGEVVGPDDFIGAAEESGLIVPLGEWILREACQKVAVWRVSDWDIGLSVNLSVKQVLSDRFVSTVETVLADSGLPAEVLTLEVDEEVLLDDVGEAVLRLGELRALGVMLAIDDYGMGYASLAHLRELSVDAIKIDPLFTADLGRDDTVTLLTHTIIQLGRDLGVQVVAEGIERSEQLEQLRTMGCDRGQGFLVARPMPASGMESLVGGESGVNL is encoded by the coding sequence ATGGGGATCAGGGCACGCCGCCTGTGGACCGCAGCCCTCGGTGCGCTGTTCCTGCTCTACGTCGCCGGGACGTTCGTACCGGCGGCGCAGTCCACGCTCACCGCGGTCATGGCCGAGTGGCCGACCTCCGTCGCGGCCGCTCTGGCGGGGGCCTCCCTGCTGTTCGCGTCGCGCCGGTGGGCGGCGACCGGCGCCGACCACGACGCCCAGGCGGACGGCGCGGACGGGCCGGCCGCCCTGCGCAACCTCGGCCTGGCGTCCCTGGCCTGGGCGGCGGGCGGCGTCACCCACGGGATCACCCGCCTCTTCGGCTCCAGCTCCGTGCTCTCGCTGACCCTGGGCGACCTGTTCGCGCTGGCCGCCCTGCCGCTCTTCGTGGTGGGCTTCACGCGGTTCGCCCCCTGGCCGGGGGGCCTGCGCACCGCCCTGCGCCACATCACCGACAGCTACGTGTGCGCCGCCGCCATCTTCTCCGTCGTGTGGCTGCTGCTGTTCGCCCCGCAGTACCGGGAACTGGGCGAGGGCGCCGGGGTGCTGGGCTTCGCCCTGGTCTACCCGGTGGCCGACATCGTGGTGCTGTGCCTGCTGATCCCCCTGGTCTTCATGTCGCCGCACAGCACGCGGCGCGCGGTGCTGCTGGCGATCTCGGCGCTCATCGTCATCGCCGGCGCCGACCTGATCGGCGGGATCAGCCGACTCACCGGTCCACCCGTGGCCGGGGGGATCGAGTACCCGGTGAAGTTCCTCGGCTTCGCCCTGCTGGGCGCGCTGCCGTGGCTGGTGGAGCACCGGCCGGGGTCGGTCCCGCGCAGGATCACCGGGCGCGGGCTGTACCGGTTCGCTCCCGAGCTGGCCGCGATCGGCGCGCTGGCCCTGGCCTCGATCGTGCTCACCGTGGCGGCGCTGCGCCTGCCGGGCGTGGCCCCGGTGCTGCCGCTGGCCGCCGGCACGGCGGTGCTGGTGCTGCTGGTGCGGGTGCTGGGCATGCTGGAAGAGAACGCGACCCTGGCGCGGATGGTCCTCAACCGCGAGGGGCACTTCCACGAACTGGCCCGCAACAGCGGGGACGTCATCCTCATCCTGGACCGGGACGGCGGGGTCTTCTACGTCAGCCCGGGCACGGCCGAAGCGTTCGGCTACCGGCTCGACGACGTGCTGGCCGCGCCGGTGACGGCGCTCATCCACCCCGAGGACCTCGGGCGGACCAAGGCGGTCAACGACCTGTTCGGCCACCGGGCCGGCCAGGGGGTGCACCTGCGGCTGCGGGTCCGCGCCGCCGACGGCACCTGGCGGCACACCGAGTCCACGGTGTCGCTGTACGAGCAGCCGGGCGAGCCGGACCGCCTCCTGGTGACGACCCGGGACATCAGCGCCCAGGTGGCACTGCAGGACGAGGTCGAGCACCTGACCTTCCACGACGGGGTCACCGGCCTGCCCAACCGGGCCTACCTGGAGGAGCGCGCGAGCGACGTCCTGGCCCACCGGGCGATCAGCGACGACCCCGACACCGACATCGCGTGCGTCTTCCTGGACCTGGACGGGTTCACCGCGGTCAACGACTCCGCCGGGCACGTGCGCGGCGACCACCTCCTCGGGCAGGCCGCCCGCAGGCTGCGCGGCGAGCTGGACTCGTCGGCGACGCTGGCCCGGTGGGGCGGTGACGAGTTCGCGGTCCTGGTGGAGGGCGTCACGCGCGCCCAGCGCGTGGTGGACCTGGCCGAGCGGCTGGGCCGGGTGATCGCCTCGGAGCCCTTCCAGGTGGCCGACCGGGACATCCTGCTGACCGCGAGCATCGGTGTGGCCTTCGCCGAGCCCACCTCCGACAGCGGCGAGCTGCTGCGCAACGCCGACGTGGCCATGACGCGCGCCAAGGAGCGCGGCGCCGGGCACGTGGAGGTGTACGCCGCCCACATGCACGACACCGTGGTGTCGCGGCTGGAGCTGCAGATCCGGCTGCGCCAGGCGCTGGCGGCGGGGGAGTTCTTCCTGGAGTACCAGCCGATCGTCGACCTGGACAGCTCCCAGGTGACCGCGGTGGAGGCGCTGGTGCGCTGGAACCGCGACGGCGAGGTCGTGGGCCCGGACGACTTCATCGGGGCGGCCGAGGAGTCCGGCCTGATCGTCCCGCTGGGGGAGTGGATCCTGCGCGAGGCGTGCCAGAAGGTCGCCGTGTGGCGGGTCTCGGACTGGGACATCGGCCTGTCGGTGAACCTGTCCGTCAAGCAGGTGCTCTCCGACCGTTTCGTGTCGACCGTGGAGACGGTGCTCGCCGACTCGGGCCTGCCCGCGGAGGTGCTGACGCTGGAGGTCGACGAGGAGGTCCTGCTGGACGACGTCGGCGAGGCCGTCCTGCGCCTGGGGGAGCTGCGCGCCCTGGGCGTCATGCTGGCCATCGACGACTACGGCATGGGGTACGCGTCCCTGGCCCACCTGCGCGAGCTGAGCGTGGACGCGATCAAGATCGACCCGCTGTTCACGGCCGACCTGGGCCGGGACGACACGGTCACCCTGCTGACGCACACGATCATCCAGCTCGGCCGCGACCTGGGCGTCCAGGTGGTGGCCGAGGGGATCGAGCGCTCCGAGCAGCTGGAGCAGCTGCGCACGATGGGCTGCGACCGCGGCCAGGGCTTCCTGGTCGCCCGCCCGATGCCGGCCTCCGGCATGGAGTCCCTCGTCGGCGGCGAGAGCGGCGTCAACCTCTAG
- the ilvC gene encoding ketol-acid reductoisomerase, with protein MAAQMYYDDAADLALIQGKKVAVIGYGSQGHAHALSLRDSGVDVRIGLAEGSKSRAKAEEEGLRVLSPAEATREADVVMILVPDHIHRDLYAQEIAPNLEAGNALFFGHGFSIRYGLITPPEGVDVAMIAPKGPGHLVRRQYEAGRGVPCLVAVEKDASGQAWDLALSWAKGIGGTKAGVIRTTFTEETETDLFGEQAVLCGGTEELVKAGFATLVEAGYQPEIAYFECLHELKLIVDLMYEGGISKMNWSVSDNAEYGGYTRGPRLITEQTREEMRKILGEIQDGSYAKELMDEFDAGQPTFSKRREAEQSEKIEKVGAELRPLMSWLKG; from the coding sequence GTGGCAGCACAGATGTACTACGACGACGCCGCGGACCTCGCGCTCATCCAGGGCAAGAAGGTCGCCGTGATCGGTTACGGCAGCCAGGGTCACGCGCACGCGCTGTCGCTGCGGGACTCGGGCGTGGACGTGCGGATCGGCCTGGCCGAGGGATCCAAGAGCCGGGCCAAGGCCGAGGAGGAGGGACTGCGCGTCCTCAGCCCCGCCGAGGCCACCCGTGAGGCCGACGTGGTCATGATCCTGGTCCCCGACCACATCCACCGCGACCTGTACGCCCAGGAGATCGCGCCCAACCTCGAAGCCGGCAACGCGCTCTTCTTCGGCCACGGCTTCAGCATCCGCTACGGCCTCATCACCCCGCCCGAGGGCGTGGACGTGGCCATGATCGCCCCCAAGGGCCCGGGCCACCTGGTCCGCCGCCAGTACGAGGCCGGGCGCGGCGTGCCCTGCCTGGTCGCGGTGGAGAAGGACGCCAGCGGGCAGGCCTGGGACCTGGCGCTGTCGTGGGCCAAGGGCATCGGCGGCACCAAGGCCGGCGTGATCAGGACGACGTTCACCGAGGAGACCGAGACCGACCTCTTCGGCGAGCAGGCCGTGCTGTGCGGCGGCACCGAGGAGCTGGTCAAGGCCGGTTTCGCCACCCTCGTGGAGGCGGGCTACCAGCCGGAGATCGCCTACTTCGAGTGCCTGCACGAGCTCAAGCTCATCGTCGACCTCATGTACGAGGGCGGCATCTCCAAGATGAACTGGTCGGTGTCGGACAACGCGGAGTACGGCGGCTACACCCGTGGCCCGCGCCTGATCACCGAGCAGACCCGCGAGGAGATGCGCAAGATCCTGGGCGAGATCCAGGACGGCAGCTACGCCAAGGAGCTCATGGACGAGTTCGACGCCGGGCAGCCGACCTTCTCCAAGCGCCGTGAGGCCGAGCAGAGCGAGAAGATCGAGAAGGTGGGCGCCGAGCTGCGTCCGCTGATGAGCTGGCTGAAGGGCTAG
- a CDS encoding acetolactate synthase large subunit, which yields MKDLEMTEQMTGAQSLIRSLEHVGVDTVFGIPGGAILPAYDPLYDSDKVRHILMRHEQGAGHAAEGYAYATGKPGVCMATSGPGATNLVTPLADAHMDSVPMVAITGQVASPMIGTDAFQEADICGITMPITKHNFLVKDVRDIPRTISEAFHIASTGRPGPVLVDISKDALQAATEFVWPERMDLPGYRPVTKPHGKQVREAARMIAEAKRPVLYVGGGVLRAGAAAELRVLAELTGVPVVTTLMARGVFPDSHPLCVGMPGMHGDVAAVGALQKADLVVALGARFDDRVTGRLDSFAPDAKIVHADIDPAEISKNRHADVPIVGDCREVLADLVVAVRADQEKGREGDYAAWWHQLNRLRDTYPKGYEPHDGDSLAPQAVIERLGKIVGPEATYVAGVGQHQMWAAQFVDYERPGAFVNSGGLGTMGFSVPAALGAKAGDPDRVVWSIDGDGCFQMTNQELATAAIEGIPIKVAVVNNGNLGMVRQWQTLFYEGRYSNTDLQTSPKDEKVRIPDFVRLAEAYGCVGLRCERPEDIDSTIEKAMSINDAPVVVDFTVSHDAMVWPMVGPGVSNDQIQYARDMAPNWEHED from the coding sequence CTGAAGGATCTTGAGATGACCGAGCAGATGACCGGCGCCCAATCGCTGATCAGGTCGCTGGAGCACGTCGGCGTTGACACTGTCTTCGGGATTCCCGGCGGCGCCATCCTCCCCGCGTACGACCCCCTCTACGACTCGGACAAGGTGCGCCACATCCTCATGCGCCACGAGCAGGGAGCCGGCCACGCGGCCGAGGGCTACGCCTACGCCACCGGCAAGCCCGGCGTGTGCATGGCCACCAGCGGCCCCGGTGCCACGAACCTCGTGACACCGCTGGCCGACGCCCACATGGACTCGGTGCCGATGGTCGCCATCACCGGCCAGGTCGCCTCGCCCATGATCGGCACCGACGCATTCCAGGAAGCGGACATCTGCGGCATCACGATGCCGATCACCAAGCACAACTTCCTGGTCAAGGATGTGCGGGACATCCCGCGCACCATCTCCGAGGCGTTCCACATCGCCTCCACCGGCCGTCCCGGCCCGGTGCTCGTCGACATCTCCAAGGACGCCCTGCAGGCCGCGACCGAGTTCGTCTGGCCCGAGCGCATGGACCTGCCCGGCTACCGCCCGGTCACCAAGCCGCACGGCAAGCAGGTGCGCGAGGCCGCGCGGATGATCGCCGAGGCCAAGCGCCCCGTCCTGTACGTCGGCGGCGGTGTCCTGCGCGCCGGAGCCGCAGCCGAACTGCGGGTGCTGGCCGAGCTGACCGGCGTCCCCGTCGTCACCACCCTGATGGCCCGCGGCGTTTTCCCCGACAGCCACCCGCTGTGCGTGGGCATGCCCGGCATGCACGGCGACGTCGCCGCGGTCGGCGCGCTGCAGAAGGCCGACCTGGTCGTGGCCCTGGGCGCCCGCTTCGACGACCGCGTCACCGGCCGCCTGGACTCCTTCGCGCCCGACGCCAAGATCGTCCACGCCGACATCGACCCGGCGGAGATCTCCAAGAACCGCCACGCGGACGTGCCCATCGTCGGCGACTGCCGCGAGGTCCTGGCCGACCTGGTCGTGGCCGTGCGCGCCGACCAGGAGAAGGGCCGCGAGGGCGACTACGCGGCCTGGTGGCACCAGCTCAACCGGCTGCGCGACACCTACCCCAAGGGCTACGAGCCGCACGACGGCGACTCCCTGGCCCCGCAGGCGGTCATCGAGCGCCTCGGAAAGATCGTCGGCCCGGAGGCCACCTACGTCGCGGGCGTCGGCCAGCACCAGATGTGGGCCGCCCAGTTCGTCGACTACGAGCGCCCCGGAGCGTTCGTCAACTCCGGCGGCCTCGGCACGATGGGCTTCTCCGTCCCCGCGGCGCTGGGCGCCAAGGCCGGCGACCCCGACCGCGTCGTGTGGTCGATCGACGGCGACGGCTGCTTCCAGATGACCAACCAGGAACTGGCCACCGCCGCCATCGAGGGCATCCCGATCAAGGTCGCGGTCGTCAACAACGGCAACCTGGGCATGGTCCGCCAGTGGCAGACCCTGTTCTACGAGGGCCGCTACTCCAACACCGACCTGCAGACCTCGCCCAAGGACGAGAAGGTCCGCATTCCCGACTTCGTCCGCCTCGCGGAGGCGTACGGTTGTGTCGGCCTGCGGTGCGAGCGCCCCGAGGACATCGACTCGACCATCGAGAAGGCCATGTCCATCAACGACGCCCCCGTCGTCGTGGACTTCACCGTCAGCCACGACGCGATGGTCTGGCCGATGGTCGGCCCCGGTGTCAGCAACGACCAGATCCAGTACGCGCGCGACATGGCGCCGAACTGGGAACACGAGGACTAG